The following proteins come from a genomic window of Flavobacterium crocinum:
- the dnaG gene encoding DNA primase, whose translation MISQKTIDTVFETARVEEVIGDFVNLKRAGSNFKGLSPFSDERSPSFMVSPAKGIWKDFSTGKGGNSVKFLMEHSQFTYPEAIRYLARKYNIEIEETEQTDAEKAMTDVRESMYLVSEFAAKYFHDVLLNSEEGKAIGYSYFKERGFTNETIKKFNLGYSPETWDALTKEALGKGYKLEFLESTGLTIPREDRPFDRFKGRVMFPIQSMSGRVLGFGGRILTNDKKAAKYLNSPESEIYHKSKVLYGIYHAKQSIAKQNNCYLVEGYTDVIQFNQAGIENVVASSGTALTPDQIRLINRLTRNITVLFDGDAAGLRAAIRGIDLILEEGMNVRVCSFPEGEDPDSFARKNSHEALVSYLENNSKDFIQFKASILMDEAKNDPIKKADLIRDMVSSISKIPDRIQREVYIQECARIMDISEQVLVSTLAQLIQKDLADANKKQKQEQKPFEVHRNQPPNAGTFSGGDPEDPRTGPPEGYDYPGDPGYYPQEQNQKIDILYGFERKVIEVLLLYGSVVEDFEDVFLKADEEGNVKEVSEKRQYKVFEKIYLSLQEDEIQLSNVLFQNIYNNIIDFYNQNETFSLDKYLMRLEPEFAQEVTNILMEDERLTIHNWEGQNIFPKQKSETIEQNVSETIFALRWYLVSAIISELKNSLLTNPQEDNSETLSMVMDYSKLLNNFSKKLGRVVVPYH comes from the coding sequence TTGATTTCACAAAAGACCATTGATACTGTTTTTGAAACCGCTCGAGTAGAGGAGGTTATCGGCGATTTTGTGAATTTAAAACGCGCAGGAAGTAATTTCAAAGGACTGAGTCCGTTCTCAGATGAGCGTTCTCCGTCGTTTATGGTTTCGCCTGCAAAAGGAATCTGGAAAGATTTTAGTACAGGAAAAGGAGGGAATTCCGTTAAATTCTTAATGGAACATTCGCAATTTACGTATCCGGAAGCCATTCGCTATCTAGCCCGAAAGTACAATATCGAAATTGAAGAAACAGAGCAGACAGATGCAGAAAAAGCGATGACAGATGTCCGTGAAAGTATGTATCTGGTTTCTGAATTTGCGGCTAAATATTTTCACGACGTACTCCTAAATAGTGAAGAAGGAAAAGCCATTGGATACTCTTATTTTAAAGAAAGAGGATTCACAAACGAAACAATCAAAAAGTTCAATTTAGGATATTCTCCGGAAACCTGGGACGCTTTGACGAAAGAAGCCCTTGGAAAAGGATATAAATTAGAGTTTTTAGAAAGTACAGGTTTAACCATTCCAAGAGAAGACCGCCCGTTTGACCGATTTAAAGGACGTGTGATGTTTCCAATTCAAAGTATGTCGGGGCGTGTTTTAGGCTTTGGAGGACGTATTTTAACGAATGATAAAAAAGCAGCCAAATATCTGAATTCGCCTGAAAGCGAAATTTACCATAAGAGTAAAGTGCTTTACGGAATTTATCACGCTAAACAATCTATTGCCAAACAAAATAACTGTTATTTGGTAGAAGGTTATACCGATGTGATTCAGTTTAATCAGGCAGGAATTGAAAATGTTGTGGCTTCATCCGGAACGGCTTTAACGCCGGACCAGATTCGTTTGATCAATCGTCTGACCAGAAATATAACCGTTCTTTTTGACGGAGATGCCGCGGGTTTAAGAGCTGCAATTCGAGGGATTGATTTGATTTTGGAAGAAGGGATGAACGTTCGTGTTTGTTCTTTCCCCGAAGGTGAAGATCCGGATAGTTTCGCTCGAAAAAATTCACATGAAGCATTAGTCTCTTATTTAGAAAACAATAGCAAAGACTTTATACAGTTTAAAGCTTCTATTTTGATGGATGAAGCGAAAAACGATCCCATCAAAAAAGCTGACCTGATTCGTGATATGGTATCGAGTATTTCGAAAATACCGGACCGTATTCAGCGTGAAGTTTATATTCAGGAATGTGCCCGAATTATGGATATTTCGGAGCAGGTTTTAGTAAGTACACTGGCACAGCTGATTCAAAAAGATCTTGCTGATGCAAACAAAAAACAAAAGCAGGAACAAAAACCTTTTGAAGTTCATAGAAACCAACCTCCAAATGCAGGGACATTTTCAGGAGGAGATCCTGAAGATCCAAGAACAGGACCACCTGAAGGTTATGATTATCCGGGAGATCCGGGATATTATCCGCAAGAACAAAATCAAAAAATAGATATTTTGTATGGTTTCGAAAGGAAAGTCATTGAGGTTTTACTTTTGTATGGAAGTGTGGTAGAAGATTTTGAAGATGTTTTCCTGAAAGCAGATGAAGAAGGAAATGTAAAAGAAGTTTCGGAAAAAAGACAATATAAAGTATTCGAAAAAATATATTTAAGTCTTCAGGAAGATGAAATACAATTGTCAAATGTTTTATTTCAAAATATTTACAATAATATTATTGATTTTTATAATCAGAATGAGACCTTTAGTTTAGATAAATATTTGATGCGTCTTGAACCTGAATTTGCTCAGGAAGTAACCAATATTTTAATGGAAGACGAAAGATTGACCATTCATAATTGGGAAGGGCAGAATATTTTTCCGAAACAAAAAAGTGAAACTATTGAGCAGAATGTTTCTGAGACCATATTTGCTTTGCGATGGTATTTGGTGTCGGCAATTATTTCGGAATTAAAGAATTCTCTTTTAACCAACCCGCAAGAAGACAATTCAGAAACTTTGAGTATGGTTATGGATTATTCTAAATTACTGAATAATTTTTCTAAAAAACTGGGTCGTGTAGTGGTGCCTTATCACTAA
- the nadE gene encoding NAD(+) synthase: MAKKSTIQTEKVNTHIVEWLKNYAANAKVNGFVIGISGGVDSAVTSTLCAQTGLKVLCVEMPIHQAESQVNRAKEHIDQLKKRFPNVSDVQTDLTAVFESFKTAVPKTDDEVKVNLALANTRARLRMTSLYYLAGIHGLLVAGTGNKVEDFGVGFYTKYGDGGVDLSPIADLMKSDVYALGEFLEIPQSILTAAPTDGLFGDNRTDEDQLGASYDELEWAMLAAESGKTAADFDGREKTVFEIYKRLNTSNKHKMDPIPVCTIPKTLK, translated from the coding sequence CTAAAAAATTATGCTGCTAATGCAAAAGTAAACGGTTTTGTAATTGGAATCTCAGGTGGCGTAGATTCTGCTGTAACCTCAACTTTATGCGCACAGACAGGACTGAAAGTTTTATGTGTAGAAATGCCGATTCATCAGGCAGAAAGCCAGGTAAACAGAGCAAAAGAACATATTGATCAGCTAAAAAAACGTTTCCCTAACGTTTCTGATGTACAAACTGATTTGACTGCAGTTTTTGAATCCTTTAAAACTGCTGTTCCAAAGACAGATGACGAAGTTAAAGTAAATTTAGCATTAGCAAACACAAGAGCACGTCTAAGAATGACTTCTCTATATTATTTAGCAGGAATTCATGGTTTACTGGTTGCCGGAACCGGAAACAAAGTAGAAGATTTTGGCGTAGGCTTTTATACAAAATATGGAGATGGCGGCGTAGATTTAAGCCCAATTGCCGATTTAATGAAATCTGATGTGTATGCTTTGGGAGAATTTTTAGAAATTCCGCAATCAATTTTAACAGCAGCACCTACAGATGGCTTATTTGGAGATAATCGTACTGATGAGGATCAATTAGGAGCAAGTTATGACGAACTGGAATGGGCAATGTTAGCCGCGGAGTCAGGAAAGACGGCAGCTGACTTCGATGGAAGAGAAAAAACTGTCTTCGAAATTTATAAAAGATTAAACACCAGCAATAAGCATAAAATGGACCCAATTCCGGTCTGCACTATACCAAAAACGTTAAAATAA
- a CDS encoding response regulator transcription factor has translation MIKVCLADNHPVTHFGVKSYFKDHDQISIVANVGNFSMVRDILQTKEIDILILDLELEGLSSIFEIKSILKNFPKTKIVIFSDLAEQMYAPNAIKAGVSGYVHKTEKLETLGHSIIKVQEGKIIINETVRKNMALIAKQSKSERLYRKLSNREIEVLRYLSDGKKNNEISKILNLNEKTISTYKLRLLTKLNVTNLVDLVNKAKTLEII, from the coding sequence ATGATTAAAGTATGTCTAGCAGACAATCATCCTGTGACGCACTTTGGCGTTAAGTCTTATTTCAAAGACCACGATCAAATTTCAATTGTTGCCAATGTAGGCAATTTTTCAATGGTTAGAGATATTCTTCAGACGAAGGAAATCGACATCCTAATCCTGGATTTAGAGCTTGAAGGTCTTTCAAGTATTTTCGAAATCAAATCGATTCTGAAAAATTTCCCAAAAACAAAAATTGTTATTTTCAGTGATCTTGCTGAGCAAATGTACGCTCCAAACGCAATTAAAGCAGGAGTTTCCGGGTATGTACACAAAACAGAAAAACTAGAAACTCTAGGACATTCTATTATTAAAGTACAAGAAGGAAAAATCATCATCAACGAAACAGTACGCAAAAACATGGCCCTTATCGCGAAACAAAGCAAAAGCGAGCGTCTGTACAGAAAACTTTCTAATCGTGAGATTGAAGTTTTACGTTACTTAAGTGATGGAAAGAAAAACAATGAAATCTCTAAAATCTTAAATCTGAACGAAAAAACGATCAGTACTTACAAACTAAGATTATTGACTAAATTAAACGTTACTAATTTAGTTGACTTAGTAAATAAAGCTAAGACTTTAGAAATTATTTAA